A window of Diabrotica virgifera virgifera chromosome 9, PGI_DIABVI_V3a contains these coding sequences:
- the LOC126891417 gene encoding uncharacterized protein LOC126891417, with amino-acid sequence MKHKFYSNKHARNEALIKILGEVNKVNGDIQFEDVKKIANLRQQFAHENAKLQAYQKSGTGSEEVVESSLWFFEKLLFLIPHIKTRKTKSTLDVQIDDFLENEIIETNSEAEESLSMVSTPTSKPATSKVTSDPISKKRIKVESSPDPVISEAVSTLKSLQNKIVQPKTCSVGKHQSFADYLANEMKSIGDEELIADLKHDINNLLYKTKKKWLQMEKENHETIVVEVNNFE; translated from the exons ATGAAGCATAAGTTCTATTCCAATAAGCACGCTCGTAATGAGGCGTTAATAAAAATATTGGGGGAAGTTAATAAGGTAAATGGTGATATCCAGTTCGAAGACGTAAAAAAAATTGCGAACTTGAGGCAGCAGTTTGCCCATGAAAACGCCAAACTGCAGGCGTATCAAAAGTCGGGGACAGGAAGTGAGGAGGTCGTAGAATCCTCACTTTGGTTCTTCGAAAAACTATTATTTCTTATACCACACATAAAGACACGGAAAACGAAGAGTACACTGGATGTGCAG ATTGATGATTTCTTAGAGAATGAAATTATCGAAACAAATTCAGAAGCTGAAGAATCGCTAAGCATGGTATCAACACCAACTTCAAAGCCTGCAACTTCAAAGGTGACTTCAGATCCCATTTCCAAAAAGAGGATAAAAGTTGAAAGTAGTCCAGACCCGGTTATTTCAGAAGCTGTATCAACTCTAAAAAGCCTCCAAAACAAAATTGTCCAACCAAAAACGTGTTCAGTTGGTAAGCACCAATCATTTGCTGACTATTTGGCAAATGAAATGAAGAGCATTGGAGATGAAGAATTGATAGCGGACCTTAAGCATgatataaataatctattatataAAACAAAGAAGAAGTGGTTGCAGATGGAAAAAGAAAATCATGAAACAATTGTTGTTGAGGTCaataattttgaataa